The genome window CGAAGCCGGATCACACGAAGAGGCTTCATCTACGATGAGGGTGTCGAAGAGGCCTGGCGAAAGTGGAAGGTTCTGTCCGATCGAGAGCGTAGTGACAGCAACCGGGAACCCGAATTGGACCACTTTCTCAAAGGCCCGCAATCGCTCTCGCGGGTCGGTCATCGCTGTCATCAGCTCCCGGAGCATCGGTCCCCCACGGTCGAACATTTCTTCAAGACGCCTCCGTAGAGCGAGCGTTCGCGCCTGTCGCGCGGCCGGGAGCACACGCCGATCCAGCTCGTCAAAGATTCGGATTATCTCCTCCCACGCCTCACTCAGCTCGCGCACGCGCCGTTCCCCATTTTGGAGCCACCAGCGGATACGCCACCACAGGCGCGTCCACCAATCGCCTTCTGGTCCCATGCCGAGCGTCTGCAGCCGATGCGCTTGACCGTTGAGCCGATGGCATAAGCGAGCGATTCGCTCGCCATAGGACCGCAGGTCTTCACTCGCTCGATGAACGAGCCGCCCATCCGCTGTAGAGGAGCACGCGCGATCTTTCGAAAGCGAAGCGAACAGCTCACCTTCCGCCTCCCAGTGCGAGCGTCCGGTCAATTCTCCTAACGTCTCGACAAGTTGCGTCCGCATGTGCTCGTTACCCGTGCGCAGAATGCCGCCCTTCCCGATCAAGCGCTCGGTCAATTCCACCGCGGCATCCACGGCTCGATTCACGCGACTGGCCAAAAGCACCGATCGGCCAGCGAGCAAATGATGGATGATGAGCCCCACGATCAGGCGCGTTTTCCCGGTGCCGGGCGGACCGGTGATCACCGTCAACGGATAACGCGTCGCCGCCGCGAGTGCGATCGCCTGACTCAACGTCGGACAGATAGGATTGGCCAACGCCGACAGCACATCATCGAAATCCGGATGGCCGGCCGCTGGCGGTCGCAGTAAAAACGAAAGCGCCGTGTTTGAAACCGTTGATCGGCGCAATCCCTCTAGTTCCTCAAGGAGCGCACGATCATACGAAGGTTGACCAACGACCCAAAACCCCGCGCACTGAACGATGGCCGGCGGCACGATGTCCGAGTATTCCGTCGCCGTCGAGATCGGAAGCTCGTGCCGCTGAAGAAGCTCCCGTAGCGTGCGTTCCAAGGCCAGCGGACTTTGGCGCGCGGCCTCTTCAATCGCTGCCCGCACGGCGGCGAGATCCTCCGCACTGATTTCCTCTCCCAAAGGACGTCCGATGAAGAGATCAGCGGGATCCACACGCTTTCCCTGCGCATCGTGAAAACAATATACCCCTCCAACGGGCTCCCACCGCCGCTCACCATCTTCCCCATCGCGAAGTGCAGCCAAGTAAGGAGCGAACAGCAACACCGCCCCTTCCTGACGCTCCACCTGCCGAAATCCTTTTTGAGCAGCCGGCGTCGAAAGCATCTCTTCCCATGTCTCCGCAAGGCTGGCAACCGGATAAAATCGCGGCTCCCTCCGCTGCGTGCCGAAGAACTCGCGATCACTGAGGCTCGCTTCCCCTTGTCGCTCCAAAGCCAAAGACCGACGATAATATTCCACGAGATCGGCTATGGATGAACGCTCTATCGTTTCCCCCATCATTCCCCTCCTTCTCACGCGGCCCCGCGGCTCGGGCGCGGCCATCAGCTCACCGTTTCTGTCTTCGCTGACGAAATTCCTGACGGTGCGGCCATTATTCTAGCACGACGTGGAGCCGGTCGACTGGATGGGTCATTGACAAACCCTATGGGGCGGAGCATAATGCCGAGCGAGGGATGAAGTGGCGCCCCGGTTCAGCGCTGGCGTTCAACGCACGGCGTCGAGCGGGAGATCTGCGCGACGCAGGAGATCGCGCGTCGAGAGTTATTCTCCTGCTGGTCTATATTGTCAGAGCGCTGCTGCTTGTTCCATCGTCATTCGCCCAGGCTGTTGGAGCCGATCCTCAAACGACTGGGAAGGACCATCGCCCCTCATCAACAAGGAGCGGCGGATGGGTTGTCGCGGCTTATCTCGGGAGCGCGCGCACGGCATCTTCTGCCTTGAGGATCTCCCAACCGGCGCTGAACACCGACTTGATCTTCGAGGGCGTTCGCTTCTATGGCCGTTCGTTCGATCCACCACTCTACTACGGCGTCCGCGGAGGCTATTTCATCCCGAAGCTCTCTTTTCTCGGCATCGAAGCGGAATTCATCCACATGAAGGTTTACTCCGATCCCCGACAACGAGTTCGTGCAATGGGCATTTATCGCGGTGTTTTGCTTGAGCGAGAACTCACCTTGGGTGAGATCGTCCAGAACTATTCGATCTCACATGGCGCGAATTTACTGCTCTTCAACCTGGCGGCACGGTGGTGCATTCGCCCGAGTCGGGATGATCGTCGAAGCCGCGTGATCTTAGCGACCCGATTTGGCGTTGGTCCGACGATCCCTCATACCGAGAGCACGATTGAGGGCAAGCAACAGGAACAATACGAATGGGGGCGCGCTGCATGGCAATGGGCAGCCGGCGCGGAATTACGTCTGTGGCGTGGCCTCTACATACTGGGGGAATACAAATTCACACGCACGCGCCAGCGAGGCACGATTTTCGCCGGCTTCGCTCAGTCGCTCCTTCGCTCGCACCATGGGGTCTTCGGCCTGAGCTATCACTTCTGAAGTCCCCCGAGTGAGACCGCAGTTCCCCAATTCCCCTCGAGAAAAATCCTCCCGTGGGATCATCCTGGTTTCACGAGCGCTTCGATGAGAAGCGAGGCAGCGATCATCCCCATGAAGGCGAGAAGAAGCGGCAGACTCCAACGGATGACCAGTTGACGGGAGAGGGGGTACTGATGCCTTCCAAGTTGTTCCGGCGCGAACGTGCTGACCGACGCCTTGAAGGGTAAGCTCACTGCGTAGCCGATAGTGAACGCGACGAAGCAACCGATAGCATTCCACCAAAGCCAGGAGACAGAAGGAAAGAAGCCCCACAGAATGACGTTCATGGCAACGCCTGCCGCAAGGCCAGAGATCGCGCCAATTTGATTGGCTCGCCGCGTCCACAGACCAAGTAAAAAGATAGCCAGTGTCGGCCCATAAAAGACCGAGCCAATCATGTTGATCAGCTCGATCACGGTCGCTTCCGCCCGACTCATCCAAAACCCGCTGGCTGTGCAGAAGACCCCCCAGAAGACGGTACACAACCGAGACCACGCGAGGGATTGGTGTTCGCTCAGATGATCCAGTTTCCCCCCTCTCCCGATGAAATCCCTCATCGTCACGGCGCTCATCGAATTGAGCGCCGAATCTAAGCTGGACATGGCCGCGGCGAAAATGCCAGCCATCACCAACCCCGTGATCCCAGGGGGGAGATACTCGACCATGAAAAGGGGCACTAAATAGTCAGGATGCTCAGCAGGGATCATCCCGGCGAAGTCCGGACGCTGGATCAGGAAAGCGGCCAACAACACGCCGAACGAGCAGTAGAGCAGCACGAGTGGAAATCGCAGCAATCCGTTCAACAACAATGCTCGCTGCGCCCCCTTCACAGTTTCGGAGGTGAGCAATCGTTGCGCCTGACTTTGATCGCATCCGTAGTACGAGAGGTAAAGGAACACGCCGCCGATGAGCATGGGCCAAAAGGAGAAGGTCTGGCCATCGCCGAATCCGTGATTTTTGAAATCGAGCGTCTGAAGCCTTTCGGGACTGATCAAGGCGATCGTCTCGCGCGCGTCTCCCATAAGCTGCAACGTACTGATGATGCCGGCAATCGTCCCCAAGGCGAGAATGAAGAGTTGCAGCACATCCGAGTAGATGTCCGCCTTGATGCCACCGACCGTCGTGTAGAGCACCGTGATCGCTCCAACAAGCAGCAGCATTTCAGCAAGTGGCAATTCGAGACAAACCGCCAGCACGATCGAGACGGCGTATAAACTCACCCCGGTGCTCAACCCCCGGCTGATCAGAAAAATCAGACTGAGCGCCGATCGAGTCGTCGGTCCGAAGCGTCGCGCGATATATTCGTAGATCGTGATGATCCGCAGGCGGTGAAAGACCGGGACGAAAAAGATGATCAAGCCGATCATCGCGAGCGGTACCGCAAATTCGTACTGCAGCCAGCGCAAGCCTCCCCCGGGCTTAAGAGCCACGAAGGCCGGAGCTCCGATCAAACTCACCGCGCTCACCTGCGTCGCCATGATCGAACCGGCGATCGCCCAAGAAGAGACTTTGCGCCCGCCCAGAAAATAATCCACGGGCGAACGCTGGCCCCGCGCCAAGAGGAAACTCATGGCGACAATGGTCACCAAATAGGCTCCCAAGATGAACCAATCGAGTCCCGTCATGGTGCGTCTCACGCTATCTCGAAACGCGAACGCTCAGAAGCTGCAAGATCGCACGGAGACATAGCGGAACGGGTATCGCCCCGGGTCCCACATGCGGCGCTCGCACTTTTTCCAGTTCTCCACAAAGATCGAGTTTAGCTGACATCCGAGGATTCGTGCCAAATCAGACGCGAAGCAACCTGGTTCTCCCTTCGCCATTTTTCTTTGACGTCCTCTGGAGATCCCTCGATCTCTGGGGACGAGTCACCGGATGACTTTCCCTTCCTGGAAGGGCATCGCTTCTTCGATGGAGATGATCTCTGCTCCCACGTAATAGGCGCCGAGAATTTCCCGAAACGTCTGGCCGCTGCGACCGCGACCGTGCGCGCCGTACTGGCTCATGCCCACGTTGTGCCCCCACCCACCACCGTAGAAGTCAAAGAGCATCGTACCATCTGCTCCTACTCGCGTCACAATAGCGCTCGGACTGTTGAGGAGCTGAAAGAAATCCCTCAGCGTTCGCCATCCTTGCAAAATGAACGATCCGCGCGTTCCCACGATTTGCAATCGCGCGATGCGCCCCGACGGGCTCCGAAGCAGCGGAATGAGCGCTGTGATTGAACCGAGCGAGATGCCGTATGTGTTAAGCAATCGGTCGGCGACGAATGCGGCGGACCGATTCGTCACCCAGCGGTAGCGCGAATTTCCGCTTCGCGTCGGACTATCGAAATGATCCCACGTCTGACTATAGAACAGCAATGCGCCATCGTCCGACGCGAGGTCCACAGGGACAGGGAAATCTCCGTCGTGTACGGCACGCAGTGCCGGATGAGCGTTTGCTCCGGGCAGTCGATCCAGGGGCGAGTTGAAGACCCACTCGTTACTTTCCGTGTGCCCGCCCATCGAGGAGGAATAAAACGTCGGAACGAACGCTCCATCCCGAACAACGACCAGACCGCGCGTATCCTGAACAGCTGCATTGCCATTCGGGTGCTCGGACAGCGCGCCGCGATAGACCTGCGACAGTGTCGAATCATCGAGATCGAACCCGCGATTGGCAAAGCGACCGATGTTGGCCAGGGCATAGGTGCGGGCTGCGACCGCTTGAGCCCGCAATGCCTCAGGGTGAAAAGAGGCCGGCATCTCGTTGGTGATGACGCCTTGGAGATACTCCTCCCTGTCGAGGATATTAATGAGCCGAAGGGACGTATCACTTGCGAGATCGGGAGCCGGATCGTCTGAAACCACCTCGCGCTCGCTCGCCCTGGCTAAACTCCTGGTATGCCGAATCTCCAGCACCCCGCGATAGCGGGGTGGTTCAAACGGATTGCCCGCTCGATTGAGATTCCGGCGACGGAGGCTCGTGACCACCATAAAAGCATCAGGCGCAGGCGCCACACAGAGCGGGATAGCTGCCGGAAGAGAGATAACCTCCCATGGGGTGGCAATGGCGATTTGTTCCGATGTGGCGGTGAAGGCAAATTCCTCCCCTGCTTGACCAAAGGCAATGGGAACCCCCTTGCAAGACGGGGCGCTCATGACTTGGCGATGATCCGTTTCTGCTGTGGGGTTCAGAAGCTGCCAAATGGTGAACGAGCTTGTCGCTGTGAGCGTGATGCGTCCGTGCCTCTGCTCTGTGCTTGTGTCGAACTCCGCGAGAACTTCTCCAGATGGGGAGAATCGCGTTGGGTTCAGCCCGATGCGAATCGTGCGCACAGACAGCACTTGCGCATGGAGGCGAATCGAGCTCCATGCAGCATGCGCTCCTGAGGCGAAAGAAAATCCCTCCGCCTCCTTCAATCTCCAGAAGACTTCGGTGTCCTGATTTGCTGGGTGCTCTTGCTCAAGCGGCTTTGCGGAAGAGAGCGTTTGCCCTTCCCTACGAGGGGTTTCCGGTCGGTTGACCCTGTGAGAAGGGCGCCTCCTGTGGGGAGGAAGCGCGTGCCCGCTGTCGAAGAGCCCTTCGACAATCGCTCGATGCAGAAGAGCTTCATGCTCTCGTTTGATGAGACCGGGTCGAGAGTGCCACCCAAAGGGGAGGAGGCCACCCACCAACAGCATCATCGCGTATCGTCTTATCGGTCGCTCAGTCCCCATGCTCTAAGACATTGAACGAAACCGCCAACGTTGTCAATCATGCTGGTAGGTGAATTCCGGCGCGCGCATGGGTGACCAAACACCGGTTGGCAGGAACGTTTCGAACCTCAGCCAAGCAGTGGATCCAAGGGGGATTGGCTCCTCAGGGAGGACTCGAACCTCCAACCCGCCGGTTAACAGCCGGCCGCTCTGCCAATTGAGCTACTGAGGAGCATTGCGAGAAGTAGCTTAGCAAAACAGCGGCGGCCTTGTCAATAAGCGGTGATGCGCGTGCCTTTCCCCATGGGAGAGGCCTCTTCACGAGAGCGGCTCAATCTCTTCTGACTCGTCCTCGTTAGAGCGCCAGACATAGATCTCGCGAGCGGTCTCCTGGTCCAAGGCGATCTCCGTCTCCTCGCATTGAAGGACGATACTCGGCCACTTTTGCAGGAGCTTGACGGAGACGCCAGGCAGAATACCCAAGGCCGAGAGCTTCAGAAGGCGGGGATGAGAACGTGTGCTCACATAGGCGACGCGCGCCGTTTCTCCAAGTGCCAAGCGATCGCAGGAGACAAGGAGAGCGCTCACTTGCTCTTCGGCTTGCCGGCAGCACGCTCCTTCGGGGATCGGACGCCCATGCGGACACACGCGCGGATGACCAAGCAGCGTGCAGATCGCTCGCGTGATCCCCTCCGCGATGAAATGCTCAAACTCGCACGCCGCCGCCTCGGTCTCCTCCACATCCACGCCCAAGATGTCGCACATCAGGCGTTCGGCCAACCGATGCCGGCGAATGATGGGCATCGCCACCGAGCGCCCCATCGGCGTGAGGCGCAAATGTCCAGAAGGTTGCCGAGCGATGAGCCCCTCCTGTATCGCGCGTTCCAAAAGCTGATCCGTCACCTCGGTGTGAGCGATCTGACGGATGTCTTGCGGAAGCGCTTCTCCCTGTTCCTCCAAAGTCCACAGCGCTTCAAGCAACTCGCCCAATTCCCGGTCCACATCCATGATGTTCTCCCCCTCACGAGAACGCGCCGAGCGCTCTCAGGAACCGTCCAACGATGCCCCCGATGGCAAAAGCGAAAGGAATGATGAATCCGACGATGGCGAGCGCGCGCCGCACTCCTTGCTCTCTCACGATGACGAGGAAATTCGCCAAGCAGGGAACGAAGAGCGTAATCGTGACCAAAGCGACAATGACCTGCGTCGTCGTCAAGCCATCGTGGCGCGCCAGATCGAAGAGCCCTGCGGCTCCATAGTCCCGTCGCAAGAACCCCATGACGAACGCCCGCGCGGCTTCCGCTGGCAGCCCGAGCCAGCCGACGACAAGCGGACGCAAGCCGTGCTCAATCCATTCGATTCCCGTCCGCGCACCGAACCGGATCTGATCCAGCAGGAAGAGCGCCAGCGTGGCCAGCAAAAAGATCGGCACGACCTCCCCCAAGAACCAGCGCAAGCGCAACCACGTCTTCAACAGAATGTTTCGCAAGATCGGGATGCGAAGCGGTGGGAGTTCGAAGATGAAATCGCTCCGCTGGCCGGGAATCACCTTCGCCGCAAGGTGCCCGACGAGCACAAGCTGCGACGCGACGACGCCGAGCACCGTGAGGATCACGACAGGAGAATAGGCCGCGGCGATTCCGAGGATCACCCCCAATTGAGCCGAGCACGGGACGCCAAGCGCCAGAAGGAGCGTCGCGATCAGTCGCTCCCGCGGGGAATTCAAGATCCGCGTGGTCATCGTCGCCATGGTATCGCATCCGAGGCCGAGCACCATCGGCAAGATGGCTTTCCCGTTAAGCCCCATCAGTCGCAACACGCGATCCGACAGAATCGCCAGACGCGGCAAATACCCACTGTCCTCCAACACGCCGAAGGCGAGGAAAAATGTCACGACGACGGGCAAAATGATGGCGAGTGCATAAGTGAGCCCCATGGAGATGAGCCCATACGGCCCCACCAATAACTCATGGAAGAACCCTGAGGGGATCAATGACTGAAGCCAAGGGATGAGATACGCGCCAAAGAGAATTTCCTCCAACGCCCCCACGAGCGTTTGCGCTCCCGTGTATCCAACCAACTCGTAGACGAGAATGAGAATCACCATGAGAATGGGAATGCCAGTCAGCGGTTGACGCGTCCATCGCCCCAGGTGGTGAAGGAAGCGCGCGCTGCGCCGCATGAGCACGAAGGCGGGGATAAGAATCGGAGTGAACAGCGTGAGCACGCGAGTGGCTTCAACCAACACGCCGTATTCAGGTTCGGATGGACGACCGAAGAGGAAGTGATGCACGAGATCCAACCGATGCGCGTGGAAGAATGCCTGCGTTGGCTCGGCCACGTATTGCAAAAGGAGATGCGTAAGCCAAGCCGTGGGCGTGGGCCATGAGAAGCGACCGCCGAGCTCTTCCCAAATCAAGAGGCCCACGCCGCACAACAGCAGTCCCATCCACCATCGAAAAGCTGAAGGCGCCAGTTCGCGTCGCGGCTGTTTCCTCCCCTCTTTTCGGAGAGTGAGGACCGCTTGCTCCAAAAACTGCGCGCGAGCGCGCTCGAGTTCCCGACAGAGCGAGCGCGTGGTCGAGCACCCTTGACATCCTCGGGAAGCGGGCGAAGGCCCCAGGACCTGCCGCACTGGAGAGAGACGCGATCGCCCTAAAAGCTGCTCCACCTGACGCTGAAAGCGCGCGTCCCCGACCTCCATCCACTCGATGATCAACCCGACAGGAAGGTCGGCGTCCTCCAGCGGCATTCCGAGGACTTCACGTTGTCGTTCATGGAGGGGATTCTTCGGAACGGTCGCCCGCGGAATCGCGCGCAGGAGTTGGCGAAGGCCATAGCCGTATGTCGCGATGGTCTCGACGACGGGGATGCCGAAGAGTTCGGCTAAGGCGTCGGCGTTGATCTCGATGCCGCGCTCGCGCATCTCGTCCACCATATTCAGCACGAGCACCATCGGCCGCCGAAGTTCGACCAACTGAAGCGTGAGCAGGAGCGTGCGGCGCAGATTCTTCGCATCGGCGACCTGCACGATAACATCCGGTTGCTCCCGAAGCAACACCTCACACGCCACGCGTTCATCCTCAGATTGCGGAACGAGGCTCGTGATCCCCGGCGTGTCAATGACTTCGTATTCGATCCCATCCGAGATCAGCCGACCGCGCGAGATCTCGACCGTCGTTCCCGGATAGTTCGACACCAACGCGTAGCGCCCCGTGAGATGGCGAAAGAGCGCCGATTTCCCCACGTTCGGGTTCCCGACAAGGACGATCTTCTTTCGCTGCGACAGTGGCGACATAGGCGTCCCTTGTAAAGGATCATTGAAGCAACCCTTGTACCGGTCCGTCAAGCTCTGCTCGGCGACGCCCCCAGCGCGACACATGCCATTTTGCCCGAAGAGAACTGTTTGCAGATTGCCGAGCGATCGGAGGCCTATGCGTTCGAAGGCGAGAATCGGGGCTTTTGACCCACCACGTGGGCATTTTCCCAAGCGGCGTTTTGCCTCAGACGCTCTTGGAGAAGGTCTGCCCCTCTAATCTCCTGCAAAGGAACCGAATGCTTCGACAGAGCGCAGGCCCCCTCGATGGCCTTCCATGGCACGGCAATTGCTAACAAAATCCATGTGGACGAGGGGGAATTATGCCGGACATAGGGCAAGAGATTCGCGAAGAACACGAGAAGCTCACGGCGCTCATGCGACAACTCCAGGAGGAGATTGCGACCTTTTGCTCCTCGTGGGCTTCCCTACGGGAAGGATTGCGCGCTTTCAAGGACCATCTTCGACGTCACTTCGAATTGGAGGAAGAAGGGGGGTTTATGGAGGAGGTCCTCCGTCGCTGGCCGCACGCCACTCCGCAAGTGGAAGCGCTGCGCGCCGAGCACGAG of Blastocatellia bacterium contains these proteins:
- a CDS encoding AAA domain-containing protein: MGETIERSSIADLVEYYRRSLALERQGEASLSDREFFGTQRREPRFYPVASLAETWEEMLSTPAAQKGFRQVERQEGAVLLFAPYLAALRDGEDGERRWEPVGGVYCFHDAQGKRVDPADLFIGRPLGEEISAEDLAAVRAAIEEAARQSPLALERTLRELLQRHELPISTATEYSDIVPPAIVQCAGFWVVGQPSYDRALLEELEGLRRSTVSNTALSFLLRPPAAGHPDFDDVLSALANPICPTLSQAIALAAATRYPLTVITGPPGTGKTRLIVGLIIHHLLAGRSVLLASRVNRAVDAAVELTERLIGKGGILRTGNEHMRTQLVETLGELTGRSHWEAEGELFASLSKDRACSSTADGRLVHRASEDLRSYGERIARLCHRLNGQAHRLQTLGMGPEGDWWTRLWWRIRWWLQNGERRVRELSEAWEEIIRIFDELDRRVLPAARQARTLALRRRLEEMFDRGGPMLRELMTAMTDPRERLRAFEKVVQFGFPVAVTTLSIGQNLPLSPGLFDTLIVDEASSCDPASLLPLLYRARRAVIVGDPKQLDHVTRERWKRIASVPHLRSVGGKRIEASFGVSAFALMHQLLDGETFWLADHFRCPPPIIAFANETFYGGRLRIHTVEQESQPILVRRVTGPHRTHGVTRSLTNQAQMQEALAILVEWAERYPEQSLGLVAPYRAFVDNVLERLQNDQALDQLRKKRDEQQLIIGTAHRFQGSEVDYLVFATVAGDNATDQHRQWIESPNLFNVAITRARRQLLILISPEFERRLVLTKQLFQAMPMVLGAVDVERDPFTERIILELERRGLRYRMGCRYRGDLVDFLEDREPPRWGLLCCSWTKAVHLTPLDALELWDRQRALWRHGISVWMAFPLTLDQLFDRLMGLASPQPSTWG
- a CDS encoding sodium:solute symporter: MRRTMTGLDWFILGAYLVTIVAMSFLLARGQRSPVDYFLGGRKVSSWAIAGSIMATQVSAVSLIGAPAFVALKPGGGLRWLQYEFAVPLAMIGLIIFFVPVFHRLRIITIYEYIARRFGPTTRSALSLIFLISRGLSTGVSLYAVSIVLAVCLELPLAEMLLLVGAITVLYTTVGGIKADIYSDVLQLFILALGTIAGIISTLQLMGDARETIALISPERLQTLDFKNHGFGDGQTFSFWPMLIGGVFLYLSYYGCDQSQAQRLLTSETVKGAQRALLLNGLLRFPLVLLYCSFGVLLAAFLIQRPDFAGMIPAEHPDYLVPLFMVEYLPPGITGLVMAGIFAAAMSSLDSALNSMSAVTMRDFIGRGGKLDHLSEHQSLAWSRLCTVFWGVFCTASGFWMSRAEATVIELINMIGSVFYGPTLAIFLLGLWTRRANQIGAISGLAAGVAMNVILWGFFPSVSWLWWNAIGCFVAFTIGYAVSLPFKASVSTFAPEQLGRHQYPLSRQLVIRWSLPLLLAFMGMIAASLLIEALVKPG
- a CDS encoding SpoIID/LytB domain-containing protein, which gives rise to MVVTSLRRRNLNRAGNPFEPPRYRGVLEIRHTRSLARASEREVVSDDPAPDLASDTSLRLINILDREEYLQGVITNEMPASFHPEALRAQAVAARTYALANIGRFANRGFDLDDSTLSQVYRGALSEHPNGNAAVQDTRGLVVVRDGAFVPTFYSSSMGGHTESNEWVFNSPLDRLPGANAHPALRAVHDGDFPVPVDLASDDGALLFYSQTWDHFDSPTRSGNSRYRWVTNRSAAFVADRLLNTYGISLGSITALIPLLRSPSGRIARLQIVGTRGSFILQGWRTLRDFFQLLNSPSAIVTRVGADGTMLFDFYGGGWGHNVGMSQYGAHGRGRSGQTFREILGAYYVGAEIISIEEAMPFQEGKVIR
- a CDS encoding metal-dependent transcriptional regulator — translated: MDVDRELGELLEALWTLEEQGEALPQDIRQIAHTEVTDQLLERAIQEGLIARQPSGHLRLTPMGRSVAMPIIRRHRLAERLMCDILGVDVEETEAAACEFEHFIAEGITRAICTLLGHPRVCPHGRPIPEGACCRQAEEQVSALLVSCDRLALGETARVAYVSTRSHPRLLKLSALGILPGVSVKLLQKWPSIVLQCEETEIALDQETAREIYVWRSNEDESEEIEPLS
- a CDS encoding ferrous iron transporter B; the encoded protein is MSPLSQRKKIVLVGNPNVGKSALFRHLTGRYALVSNYPGTTVEISRGRLISDGIEYEVIDTPGITSLVPQSEDERVACEVLLREQPDVIVQVADAKNLRRTLLLTLQLVELRRPMVLVLNMVDEMRERGIEINADALAELFGIPVVETIATYGYGLRQLLRAIPRATVPKNPLHERQREVLGMPLEDADLPVGLIIEWMEVGDARFQRQVEQLLGRSRLSPVRQVLGPSPASRGCQGCSTTRSLCRELERARAQFLEQAVLTLRKEGRKQPRRELAPSAFRWWMGLLLCGVGLLIWEELGGRFSWPTPTAWLTHLLLQYVAEPTQAFFHAHRLDLVHHFLFGRPSEPEYGVLVEATRVLTLFTPILIPAFVLMRRSARFLHHLGRWTRQPLTGIPILMVILILVYELVGYTGAQTLVGALEEILFGAYLIPWLQSLIPSGFFHELLVGPYGLISMGLTYALAIILPVVVTFFLAFGVLEDSGYLPRLAILSDRVLRLMGLNGKAILPMVLGLGCDTMATMTTRILNSPRERLIATLLLALGVPCSAQLGVILGIAAAYSPVVILTVLGVVASQLVLVGHLAAKVIPGQRSDFIFELPPLRIPILRNILLKTWLRLRWFLGEVVPIFLLATLALFLLDQIRFGARTGIEWIEHGLRPLVVGWLGLPAEAARAFVMGFLRRDYGAAGLFDLARHDGLTTTQVIVALVTITLFVPCLANFLVIVREQGVRRALAIVGFIIPFAFAIGGIVGRFLRALGAFS
- a CDS encoding hemerythrin domain-containing protein; protein product: MPDIGQEIREEHEKLTALMRQLQEEIATFCSSWASLREGLRAFKDHLRRHFELEEEGGFMEEVLRRWPHATPQVEALRAEHERLLQETEALLQVSRHVAEDQPIDAWAAACGRLLSAIQEHEWRENRLIQEVFCLDVGGGD